One genomic region from Marmota flaviventris isolate mMarFla1 chromosome 6, mMarFla1.hap1, whole genome shotgun sequence encodes:
- the Unc93a gene encoding protein unc-93 homolog A isoform X2 has translation MERSLRNVLVVSFGFLLLFTAYGGLQNLQSSLYSEDGMGVATLGTLYGAVLLSSMFLPPILIKRCGCKWTIVGSMCCYVAFSLGNFYASWFTLIPTSILLGLGAAPLWSAQCTYLTVLGNTHAQEVGELGVDVVNQYFGIFFLIFQSSGVWGNLISSLVFGQTPTQAIGVLAILLTAVFLEATEDSESQNEAETQPPRLGSTLLSTFKLFRDKRLCLLTLLPMYSGLQQGFLSGEYTRSFVTCVLGIQFVGYVMICFSASTALCSLLFGRLSHYTGRRAIYVLGAATHLSCIVALLLWRPRSSQMAVFFLLPGLWGMGDAVWQTQNNALFGTLFERNKEAAFAGYCMWEALGFVAAFGYSSFLCVSVKLYILLGVLAVAMVSYGTVEYLESRSPVKTLTATQTSQAVEEETGTAM, from the exons ATGGAGAGAAGCCTGAGGAATGTCCTCGTGGTCTCCTTTggattcctcctcctcttcacagcCTACGGAGGTCTGCAGAACCTGCAG AGCAGCCTCTACAGCGAGGACGGCATGGGGGTGGCGACGCTCGGCACGCTCTACGGCGCTGTCCTCCTGTCCTCCATGTTCCTTCCACCCATCCTCATCAAGAGATGTGGCTGCAAGTGGACCATTGTTGGCTCCATGTGCTGCTACGTGGCCTTCTCCCTGGGCAACTTCTACGCCAGCTG GTTCACCTTGATCCCCACCTCCATCTTGCTGGGGCTGGGAGCGGCCCCCCTGTGGTCTGCTCAGTGCACCTACCTCACAGTCCTGGGGAACACGCATGCACAGGAAGTGGGCGAGCTCGGCGTGGACGTGGTGAACCAGTACTTCGGCATCTTCTTCCTCATCTTCCAGTCCTCTGGTGTGTGGGGCAACTTGATCTCCTCTCTGGTGTTTGGGCAGACTCCCACTCAAG CCATCGGCGTCCTGGCCATCCTGCTCACAGCCGTGTTTCTGGAAGCCACAGAGGACAGTGAATCCCAGAACGAGGCCGAGACGCAGCCACCACGCCTTGGGTCCACCTTACTGTCAACCTTCAAGCTCTTCAGGGACAAGCGCCTGTGCCTCCTGACCCTGCTGCCCATGTACAGTGGACTGCAGCAGGGGTTCCTCTCTGGAGAGTACACCAGG TCCTTTGTCACCTGCGTCCTGGGCATCCAGTTCGTGGGCTACGTGATGATCTGCTTCTCGGCGTCCACTGCGCTCTGCTCTCTGTTGTTTGGGAGGCTCTCCCACTACACGGGCAGGAGAGCCATCTACGTGCTGG gTGCAGCCACCCACCTCTCCTGCATCGTGGCCCTGCTGCTGTGGCGTCCACGCTCCTCCCAGATGGCAGTGTTCTTCCTGCTCCCCGGCCTGTGGGGCATGGGGGATGCTGTCTGGCAGACGCAGAACAATG CTCTCTTTGGCACCCTGTTCGAGAGGAACAAGGAAGCGGCTTTCGCCGGTTACTGCATGTGGGAGGCCCTCGGCTTCGTCGCCGCCTTCGGCTACAGCTCCTTTCTCTGTGTCAGTGTCAAGCTCTACATCCTGCTGGGCGTCCTGGCGGTGGCCATGGTCTCCTACGGGACTGTTGAGTACCTGGAATCCAGGAGCCCGGTCAAGACCCTCACGGCCACACAGACCAGCCAAGCAGTGGAGGAAGAGACGGGGACGGCGATGTGA
- the Unc93a gene encoding protein unc-93 homolog A isoform X1, translating to MERSLRNVLVVSFGFLLLFTAYGGLQNLQSSLYSEDGMGVATLGTLYGAVLLSSMFLPPILIKRCGCKWTIVGSMCCYVAFSLGNFYASWFTLIPTSILLGLGAAPLWSAQCTYLTVLGNTHAQEVGELGVDVVNQYFGIFFLIFQSSGVWGNLISSLVFGQTPTQEATPEEHPESCGANDCLMATAPTNSTHRPSQELIYTLLGIYTAIGVLAILLTAVFLEATEDSESQNEAETQPPRLGSTLLSTFKLFRDKRLCLLTLLPMYSGLQQGFLSGEYTRSFVTCVLGIQFVGYVMICFSASTALCSLLFGRLSHYTGRRAIYVLGAATHLSCIVALLLWRPRSSQMAVFFLLPGLWGMGDAVWQTQNNALFGTLFERNKEAAFAGYCMWEALGFVAAFGYSSFLCVSVKLYILLGVLAVAMVSYGTVEYLESRSPVKTLTATQTSQAVEEETGTAM from the exons ATGGAGAGAAGCCTGAGGAATGTCCTCGTGGTCTCCTTTggattcctcctcctcttcacagcCTACGGAGGTCTGCAGAACCTGCAG AGCAGCCTCTACAGCGAGGACGGCATGGGGGTGGCGACGCTCGGCACGCTCTACGGCGCTGTCCTCCTGTCCTCCATGTTCCTTCCACCCATCCTCATCAAGAGATGTGGCTGCAAGTGGACCATTGTTGGCTCCATGTGCTGCTACGTGGCCTTCTCCCTGGGCAACTTCTACGCCAGCTG GTTCACCTTGATCCCCACCTCCATCTTGCTGGGGCTGGGAGCGGCCCCCCTGTGGTCTGCTCAGTGCACCTACCTCACAGTCCTGGGGAACACGCATGCACAGGAAGTGGGCGAGCTCGGCGTGGACGTGGTGAACCAGTACTTCGGCATCTTCTTCCTCATCTTCCAGTCCTCTGGTGTGTGGGGCAACTTGATCTCCTCTCTGGTGTTTGGGCAGACTCCCACTCAAG AGGCCACCCCAGAGGAGCACCCTGAGTCCTGTGGGGCCAACGACTGCCTGATGGCCACAGCACCCACCAACAGCACCCACCGCCCCTCCCAGGAGCTGATCTACACACTTCTGGGCATCTACACCG CCATCGGCGTCCTGGCCATCCTGCTCACAGCCGTGTTTCTGGAAGCCACAGAGGACAGTGAATCCCAGAACGAGGCCGAGACGCAGCCACCACGCCTTGGGTCCACCTTACTGTCAACCTTCAAGCTCTTCAGGGACAAGCGCCTGTGCCTCCTGACCCTGCTGCCCATGTACAGTGGACTGCAGCAGGGGTTCCTCTCTGGAGAGTACACCAGG TCCTTTGTCACCTGCGTCCTGGGCATCCAGTTCGTGGGCTACGTGATGATCTGCTTCTCGGCGTCCACTGCGCTCTGCTCTCTGTTGTTTGGGAGGCTCTCCCACTACACGGGCAGGAGAGCCATCTACGTGCTGG gTGCAGCCACCCACCTCTCCTGCATCGTGGCCCTGCTGCTGTGGCGTCCACGCTCCTCCCAGATGGCAGTGTTCTTCCTGCTCCCCGGCCTGTGGGGCATGGGGGATGCTGTCTGGCAGACGCAGAACAATG CTCTCTTTGGCACCCTGTTCGAGAGGAACAAGGAAGCGGCTTTCGCCGGTTACTGCATGTGGGAGGCCCTCGGCTTCGTCGCCGCCTTCGGCTACAGCTCCTTTCTCTGTGTCAGTGTCAAGCTCTACATCCTGCTGGGCGTCCTGGCGGTGGCCATGGTCTCCTACGGGACTGTTGAGTACCTGGAATCCAGGAGCCCGGTCAAGACCCTCACGGCCACACAGACCAGCCAAGCAGTGGAGGAAGAGACGGGGACGGCGATGTGA